GACCAAAATTTCTCTTCAAATTTCTAATTTATTTTCTAACCCCTCCCTTAACAATTATATATCAATCAAATAATCAATCAAACACTAAATCCTTAATTAAGTTGTTTTATAACGATTGAAGATTTATATAACTCAATGGTTAAATAAGATATTTAAGAACCGATTTTTAACTTTTTTAGTTAAAAGTTAAGAGACGAATTCTTATATTCCGTTAAAAACTGCACCCTAAAAATCCGCATTAAACATGCTCTAACATATTTACGGGAAATATCCACAGAAATGTCATATAAATTGAATACCACTGTCGATAAAAGTATCGTTTTTTTCTCATTCAGAAAACACAATTTGTGTTATACTTACCAATAGAGATATTGTTAATTAGTAGGAGTATATTATGATTTCAGGGAAATTTTCCTTTTTTTTAGAATTTTCACAAGGTCTGTATAAAAGCAAAAATAAATAAATACATGAGCCAGCAGGCAAGATAAATCAGTTATAAAAAAAAATTAAAAATTAAATCAGTTATAAAAGCCTAAAAAGGTTGGGAGAACCATTTAGCAACACTTTTCTTCTGGTTCTTGTCTCTCACCTTCTCTTAGCTTCTTCCACAAAGGTACTAGTAATAATAATCAAGAAAAATCACAATGGGAGATTCCAGAGAGGATCAAGAAGACAGAGCTATGATGGAAACCGGAGTCTCGAGCTTCTCGGAGCTTCTTATGTTGTCGGGCGGCGTTCTCAGCTCCTCCGACCACCACCTGAACGATATTGGCGCCGATGGTGGAGAAGACAGCTTTGGTTTTGTATTCTCCGGTTCAACTGGATCAAGAATGCTCTGTTTCAGTGGAGACTGCCAAAACGACGACGAATCGCTCTTCCTACAACCTTCTCTTCTCTCCGGAGTCTCGGTTTCTGACCCTTCATGCACTACTAACATTTGCAAGAACTCAAACGACGCGTGTGCGGACAATAAATCTACCAAATCATCAACCGTAAGTTTAGTTCTTTTGCATATTTCGCTGAATATAGTTTCGAAAAACTTGGTCTTGTTTACAAAAAAAAAAAACTTGGTCTTTGCGTAGTTGCATGCAAATAATTACATTCTTTTCTGTGCGTATCTAATATTTAAAGATGAATTCTTCTGTGCATTACTCTCTTGTGAAGAAGAAGAGAATCGGGTCGGTCAATAGGCAAACTATGGATCATAACCGAAAACCTAGCAAAAAATGCAAGCAAAATCAGGAGAAATCATCAGTTGGAACTGCAAAGGTGTGTCATTATAATTTACATTTTTGATTTCTCTACTGTATATAATGTTATGATTTTTTTGGACCTTATCGTATGTGTTGTTAAATATCTAATCAATACTTTTAACAATATCACATACACATATTCGTTCATATCCATTATTCATTTTTAAGTTTACTCTTATCGTATGTGTTGTTGTTAATATCTAATCAATACTTTTAACAATAGGTAAGGAAAGAAAGGTTAGGGGAAAGAATTGCAGCCTTGCAGCAATTGGTTTCTCCATACGGAAAGGTAAATTAATTTCTACTCATTTTTAGTAATGATTTTTCGTATTTTTCTACCTAGTTAATAGTGAAAAGAATTTTTATAATGTTTATTATTTGGATATTATATTAGTTTTTTTTTCCAAAAGCAAGCTTAAGAAGTCGCGATTTGGGGTGTAGTGTAAATTGGCATCCAATGTGAAAATCAAAAAGACATCAAAGACAATGAAACTTGATCCATAAATTAAAGTATTTACTTTTTTTTGAGGGGTAATTAACGATCATCATTGCATTTTACATTAATGATATGTGTACTTTTTTGAGAGAGGTGAAAGACAATATAGCAACGACACTCTAATCTATAAATGCAATAGTTAAATTGACTTTTCTGACTGATGATAATTAAATGTGAAAAAAACACTATGTCATGTTGACAGACAGATGCAGCTTCTGTGCTGCATGAAGCGATGGGTTACATCAAATTCTTACAAGACCAGATTCAAGTCCTCTGCTCTCCTTACCTGATCAACTATTCTCTTGTCAGTCTCTCTCACTCTCTCTTTATATAATTTAAATTATACCAATGATGTTTCTTTCTGACCTGCCGGTGATATTTGGTCAGGACGGTGGTGTTGTTACCGGAGATGTTAGGGCGGGGAAGAAAGTGAGAGACTTGAGAAGCAGAGGATTGTGTCTAGTACCTGTCTCATCCACCGTACTCTTGGAAAGTTCCAACGGCGCTGATTTCTGGTCACCTGCTACTATGGGCCACACTACGTCATCCTCTCACTGAATCAAGGATATTAAATTACTATCCTAGGCAGTTTTTTTTCTAGTCACCGGTGATATAGCCTTTTTTCTTTGCTGAAGAACTACTAAAAATGTCTTTTACGAAAATTCACCCATTTTTTGTTTGTTTTTGAGGATCATTTGGGTGGATATAAAAAGGTCGAAATCTTGTATGTGTACAACATTAGATATATTTATTTATATATTCCAAAGTGTTTTTCATCTCAATATTTTAGATGACTCAATCACGTTGAGGAGAGTGTAACTGAGAGGCTAAGATTTGATTAAACTGTCTGTCACGCATCAAGATATTGTGTAGTAATGCTAAGATTGATTAAACTGTCACACACCTCGATATCACTCGCTTGATTTTAGTCGTGCTAAACTTTTTATTTTATTCATATTTTCACAAAGCAATACTATCAAGAAAAGTTTTCTTTCTTTTTTTTTTAAAGAAAAGTTGTTCAAAACATAAAAAAACAATT
This sequence is a window from Brassica oleracea var. oleracea cultivar TO1000 chromosome C1, BOL, whole genome shotgun sequence. Protein-coding genes within it:
- the LOC106315212 gene encoding transcription factor bHLH113-like isoform X3, translating into MGDSREDQEDRAMMETGVSSFSELLMLSGGVLSSSDHHLNDIGADGGEDSFGFVFSGSTGSRMLCFSGDCQNDDESLFLQPSLLSGVSVSDPSCTTNICKNSNDACADNKSTKSSTRIGSVNRQTMDHNRKPSKKCKQNQEKSSVGTAKVRKERLGERIAALQQLVSPYGKTDAASVLHEAMGYIKFLQDQIQVLCSPYLINYSLDGGVVTGDVRAGKKVRDLRSRGLCLVPVSSTVLLESSNGADFWSPATMGHTTSSSH
- the LOC106315212 gene encoding transcription factor bHLH113-like isoform X1, with product MGDSREDQEDRAMMETGVSSFSELLMLSGGVLSSSDHHLNDIGADGGEDSFGFVFSGSTGSRMLCFSGDCQNDDESLFLQPSLLSGVSVSDPSCTTNICKNSNDACADNKSTKSSTKKRIGSVNRQTMDHNRKPSKKCKQNQEKSSVGTAKVRKERLGERIAALQQLVSPYGKTDAASVLHEAMGYIKFLQDQIQVLCSPYLINYSLDGGVVTGDVRAGKKVRDLRSRGLCLVPVSSTVLLESSNGADFWSPATMGHTTSSSH
- the LOC106315212 gene encoding transcription factor bHLH113-like isoform X2, with product MGDSREDQEDRAMMETGVSSFSELLMLSGGVLSSSDHHLNDIGADGGEDSFGFVFSGSTGSRMLCFSGDCQNDDESLFLQPSLLSGVSVSDPSCTTNICKNSNDACADNKSTKSSTKRIGSVNRQTMDHNRKPSKKCKQNQEKSSVGTAKVRKERLGERIAALQQLVSPYGKTDAASVLHEAMGYIKFLQDQIQVLCSPYLINYSLDGGVVTGDVRAGKKVRDLRSRGLCLVPVSSTVLLESSNGADFWSPATMGHTTSSSH